The sequence GGCTATAGCGGTTGCAGCCGCACTAAGGCTCTTTTGAGAGGATGGAACCTCTTCAACATAGACCCCAGGAGCGGTATAAGTAGGCATGGTAGTAGAACTCCTCTCATCGGCAACAGTCTCAACGGCAACAGCACACGTGGTCACCGATAGCTAACCCTTGTTGTGAGGAGCTATGCGATTACCCACCCAAAGCCGGAAGACCCACCAGAGGAGGAGATCCCCTAGATGTATTAACCCCCTATAAAGGGATGACCCCCTAAATGAAAACCCCGGCCAGTTCTGGATTATATCTCAAGATAAGGGGAGTGTCAAGCGATTTAGAGGAGGTGTATTGATGGTGGGGGGATGGCTTCGATCTCGAGAAAGGCTAGGAGATGATATCGCCGTCATCTGGACGTGGCAGGCATTTGGTTGCGATAGGGGTACGCCAACAGGCCTCATCCTTCAGGAGTGGAAGGATAATCAGAGAATGTATAAAGGCCAGTTGCTTACCGAGCCAACGTCTAGGCGAACCAGTGAATCCGCAGTGAGGTTGAGCTGGAGTTCGAACGCGATAGCGGTGAAAGAAGATCGCAAAATCACGTTAGCGAGGCCTGCTCCGGAGCCGGAGGCTCTCCTAACTACTCACGAATCAGCGACGACCTCACTTACGAACAGATCAGAGAACAACACCAGTCGTACCTGGAAAGGTAATCTCGACGACTCCTCCATAGGCACAGAGACAGGTGGAGCCGGCAACTAGGGCCGGTTGACCCCCAATGAGCGTGGTGGATACGGGAATCCATGGACTAAGCACAGGGACACACGGCATCGGCGTCATAACACCGAGCTTGGCGGCTGTCGCTGCTGCGACCTCTGGGTTTGAGAGTGTCGAACACATATCGAAAGTAGGAATGTTATCAATCATCGAGTTCATGATGGTGGCCGCCGGCCGCCCCTCGATGGTCACTCCGGTCACTGGAGGTATCTGAATCACCGCTGGGGCGAGTCCGAAGCTACACATGCAGGTAGCCTCGCTCACTACCGGAGGACTTGCCATCGTGTCCGCCTCCCCTTTCTACCTACCTCTTGGCCCGATCGTTCCGCTACTGATGGAGATCCATCAAAGACCTAGAACGACTCCGCTCCTTACACTAGCAGAACGAGTGCGCTAGCGAAAGCGGACAGTGAACATGTTTGATCAGTCAGTGGGAGTCTCTATCATCCCGAAGTAGGGTCCAAACTCCGACTCAACACAGAGTCGGCCAAGCTTCTCGAGTTCACGCTGGGTGGCGCGCACAATCGAAGACATGGCAATCCGGCCATCACCGCCGTAGGCGTCAAAGGCGCTGGTGGTGCATATGTTGTGAATGGCGCCTCCGGTGAGTCGGAATGAGCGGGCCATAAACTCCAAATCGACATCATCATCCCTCGGAAAGCTCG is a genomic window of Ferrimicrobium acidiphilum DSM 19497 containing:
- a CDS encoding DUF4280 domain-containing protein; amino-acid sequence: MASPPVVSEATCMCSFGLAPAVIQIPPVTGVTIEGRPAATIMNSMIDNIPTFDMCSTLSNPEVAAATAAKLGVMTPMPCVPVLSPWIPVSTTLIGGQPALVAGSTCLCAYGGVVEITFPGTTGVVL